The proteins below are encoded in one region of Oryzias melastigma strain HK-1 linkage group LG9, ASM292280v2, whole genome shotgun sequence:
- the LOC112148503 gene encoding gamma-crystallin M2, producing the protein MTSTGMNMMSRIVFYEDRNFQGRSYECMSDCPDMSSYLSRCHSCRVERGCFMVYDRTNYMGNQYFMRRGEYADYMSMFGWSGGIRSCRMIPMYRGSYRMRIYERENFGGQMYEMMDDCDNIMDRYRMNNCMSCNVMDGHWLMYDQPHYRGRMMYMRPGEYRSFMNMGWSGGHFMSMRRITDSFY; encoded by the exons ATGACTTCCACTGGAATGAACATGATGAGCAGG ATCGTCTTCTACGAGGACAGGAACTTCCAGGGCCGCTCCTACGAGTGCATGAGCGACTGCCCAGACATGTCCTCCTACCTGAGCAGGTGTCACTCCTGCCGGGTGGAGAGAGGCTGCTTCATGGTCTACGACCGCACCAACTACATGGGGAACCAGTACTTCATGAGGAGGGGCGAGTACGCCGACTACATGAGCATGTTTGGATGGAGTGGAGGCATCAGGTCCTGCCGTATGATCCCCATG TACAGGGGATCCTACAGGATGAGGATCTACGAGAGGGAGAACTTCGGGGGTCAGATGTACGAGATGATGGACGACTGCGACAACATCATGGACCGCTACCGCATGAACAACTGCATGTCCTGCAACGTGATGGACGGCCACTGGCTGATGTACGATCAGCCCCACTACAGAGGCAGGATGATGTACATGAGGCCCGGCGAGTACCGCAGCTTCATGAACATGGGCTGGAGCGGCGGCCACTTCATGAGCATGAGGCGCATCACCGACTCCTTCTATTAG
- the inpp5e gene encoding phosphatidylinositol polyphosphate 5-phosphatase type IV, producing MSEDGENGPPHLSSPAKGNSVSHERTRLPTPLTARRLSKKNEDSGGEVTTFQPRPPSLPKLTRFVKSVSLEERARRVHSSQESLSDRAETGSSTDSLREDPAARLVFRNHRESPECRESSLSGSDGGEERAGVVRLSPLQPRGPLPALDRSIASAPLRTTNRIDRDCLDYKMPGKQKLGERSHSQLENMGSDDISVDTLRSVYSVLSPIRPQDMRSRSFLEGSVLGSSALLGAEELDRYFPNRMLGIYVVTWNMQGERCIPANLNDLLLPTDSEFAQDFYVVGVQEGCQDKREWEICIQETLGPHYVMLYAASHGVLYLNVFTRRDLIWFCSAPEHSTVTTRIISQIKTKGALGIALTFFGTSFLFITSHFTSGDAKVYERVLDYNKIIEALTLPKNLPDTNPYRSDISDVTSRFDQVFWFGDFNFRLSKERADVEAIMARTVGGDMSALLEHDQLSQELKNGSIFKGFREAPIRFFPTYKFDIGCDQYDTTSKQRTPSYTDRILFKSRNPTEIKVVKYNSCSSVKTSDHRPVIGVFQVKLRPGRDNVPLCAGQFDRALYLEGIKRRMAARELRRAKERMTSTSTVCSVC from the exons ATGAGTGAGGATGGAGAGAACGGACCCCCTCATCTGTCCAGCCCTGCCAAAGGGAACTCCGTTTCCCATGAGCGTACGAGACTCCCGACCCCCCTAACTGCTAGAAGACTGTCCAAAAAGAATGAGGATTCTGGGGGAGAGGTCACCACATTTCAGCCCAGACCTCCTTCACTCCCAAAGCTGACCAGGTTCGTCAAAAGCGTCTCCTTAGAGGAGAGAGCCAGGAGGGTCCACAGCAGCCAGGAGAGTCTGAGCGACCGAGCGGAGACCGGCTCCTCCACCGACTCGCTCAGAGAAGACCCGGCGGCTCGGCTCGTCTTCAGGAACCACCGGGAATCCCCAGAGTGCAGAGAGAGCAGCCTGTCGGGGAGCGACGGCGGCGAGGAGAGAGCCGGCGTGGTGCGGCTGTCACCTCTGCAGCCCAGAGGGCCGCTGCCCGCTCTGGACAGGAGCATCGCGTCCGCCCCTTTAAGGACCACTAATAGGATTGACAGAGATTGTTTGGATTATAAAATGCCGGGCAAACAGAAGTTAGGAGAGAGATCTCACAGCCAGCTGGAGAACATGGGCTCGGATGATATCTCCGTGGACACCCTGAGGTCCGTCTACAGCGTCCTGAGCCCCATCAGACCCCAGGACATGAGGAGCAG GAGCTTCTTGGAGGGCAGCGTTCTGGGGAGCAGCGCCCTACTCGGCGCCGAGGAGCTGGACCGTTATTTCCCGAACCGGATGCTGGGCATCTACGTCGTCACATGGAACATGCAGGGGGAACGG TGTATTCCAGCCAACCTGAACGACCTCCTCCTCCCTACAGACTCAGAGTTTGCGCAGGATTTCTACGTCGTGGGCGTTCAGGAGGGATGCCAGGATAA gaggGAGTGGGAGATCTGTATCCAGGAAACTCTGGGACCTCACTATGTGATGCTGTACGCAGCTTCACACGGCGTTTTATACCTGAATGTGTTCACAAGGAGGGACCTGATATGGTTCTGTTCAG CGCCGGAGCACTCGACCGTCACCACCAGGATCATCTCTCAGATCAAAACCAAAGGAGCTTTAGGGATCGCTTTGACTTTCTTTGGAACCTCGTTTTTGTTCATCACGTCTCACTTCACCT CCGGAGACGCCAAAGTCTACGAGCGAGTTCTGGATTACAACAAGATCATCGAGGCGCTGACTCTTCCCAAAAACCTTCCAGACACCAATCCCTACCGCTCGGATATAT CCGACGTCACCTCACGCTTCGATCAGGTCTTCTGGTTCGGAGATTTCAACTTCCGGCTGAGTAAAGAGCGAGCCGACGTGGAGGCCATCATGGCGCGGACAGTAGGGGGCGATATGAGCGCTCTGCTGGAGCACGACCAGCTCTCCCAGGAACTGAAGAACG GGTCGATCTTCAAAGGCTTCAGAGAAGCACCGATCCGCTTCTTTCCCACCTACAAGTTTGACATCGGCTGTGATCAGTATGACACCACCTCCAAACAGAGGACGCCGTCGTACACG GACAGAATCCTGTTCAAGAGCAGGAACCCCACAGAGATCAAGGTGGTCAAATACAACAGCTGCTCCAGCGTCAAGACGTCCGACCACCGGCCCGTCATCGGGGTCTTCCAGGTCAAACTCCGGCCAGGGAGAGACAA CGTTCCCCTGTGTGCGGGCCAGTTCGACAGAGCTCTGTACCTGGAGGGCATCAAGAGGAGGATGGCTGCCCGAGAGCTGAGGAGAGCCAAAGAGAGGATGACCAGCACCAGCACCGTCTGCAGCGTCTGCTGA